A stretch of DNA from Schistocerca americana isolate TAMUIC-IGC-003095 chromosome 3, iqSchAmer2.1, whole genome shotgun sequence:
ATGTGGAATGCATCTCTCTCTCAGGGGTCAGCCCACATAATTCATTTACTATTACTTTAGCATGATATCAGTAGAATGGCGTGATCCAACCAATACACCATTTACGTGTTCATAGTGTTTCACATTCAGACGTAGATACATAGTTTGTAAGTAGCTAGCACATGAAACTGATGCATTAGTATCTGGTCATAGAAATGAAAAACAAAGTTTAGAAATCCAGTGATTTCAacggtttatttattttttttgtagaTTATTTTACAAAAGCAGTATTTTTTTACAGACGACATTTCAGCCGAGCAGAGCAGCCTTAGCGTGGAGGTGGGCGGCAGCAGCGAGAGCGCCGGGGGCGGCGTATGCTGCAGGAGCAGCATAGGCGACATGGGCTGGGGCGGCGTACGCCACAGCGGGAGCGGCATAGGCGTGGGCAGCGTAGGCGTGGGCGGCGTGGGCGGCCAGGGCGGCGGCGCCGTTGACGACGGCGTCACGGGCCTGAGTCTGGGCGACGGCGGTCAGGTGGGCGGCCCTGGTGGCGGCGACGGCAGGGGTGTCCAGCAGGTAGCCGTCGGAGCGCACGGCCACGGGGGCGGGGCCGTAGGCGGCGTAGCCGGCGTGCACGGGGGCGGCGACCACAGCAGGGGCGGCGTACGCGGCGGGGGCGACGactgcggcgggggcggcgccgagGTAGCCGGGCTTAGCCACGGCAACGGCCAGGATGGCACTCAGGACGATCTGAAATACAGAATGCCACTGGAATCATTTGTCGCCCTACTTTTCCTAACTTACAAGGTCTGCATTTGAATAAATGTCCTACAAACAACTGTAAACTGCCTAGTAGGTAATAGTAGGACCACTTTCATGCCTATCCTATTCCAACAGAGCGAAACCTCAGCCGAAACCCAAGTAAATGTAGTGCAATTGTGGCTCGTTTTGTGTGCAATATTATTTCGTTAAACTTACCCATATATTTTGCGAGAATTGCGAGGAACCCAGCTTGAAAATGATACGCACAAGTTGCACTCATGTACCTTACCGTGTATCTCAGTTAAGAATTCAAAGTAAAGTAATGCTTTATGGAACTTCCATGAAGGACATTCGTTTCTTCCACTAGGCTGTGAAAAAAACGTGCTACCTTTTACCATCTGCGTATATCACCGACCACGCTCTTACTTAAGAGACCGTAACTGAAATCATCTGCATTTTGTTTCAGACTACGTAGTAACGACCACTAAAAGTTGTGCAGTACTCTTATGAGATATAATTTTTACCCACAAAGTTCTTGTATATATTGAATACCCTTTCCAAGATTTTCACAGCATATTCAAGTCCTACTTTCCAATTTCGAATATTTCACCGAACATTCCAAATTTATGTTAAATTTCATATGGACTCCAACTGGACTTGAGAAATGTACCGTTAACGTTGAAATATAGCAGAACAGTATCTATTCGTTACAGATTAAAGTAATGGGCTCTAACGAGGCATTTGCTCTTGGAGTCTGGAAGAATGGTACATACCAGGGTGTTCATGGTTATGCtgcttcctgctgctgctactgctgctgccgaaATGTGCTTCTGTCTGGTATCTGCCCGCTATTTATACGGAGTCGGCCAAGCGTACGTCACAATGTGTGAAAGTAGCGAACCTTGCACCGCCGACCTTGTGCGAGGTCCTGCCGTGGGCGTTGTCTCGCGATGGCCACACACCTCCCGGAATGTGTGTTCCGGATGGAAGTTcggttt
This window harbors:
- the LOC124606995 gene encoding cuticle protein 16.5-like, whose translation is MNTLIVLSAILAVAVAKPGYLGAAPAAVVAPAAYAAPAVVAAPVHAGYAAYGPAPVAVRSDGYLLDTPAVAATRAAHLTAVAQTQARDAVVNGAAALAAHAAHAYAAHAYAAPAVAYAAPAHVAYAAPAAYAAPGALAAAAHLHAKAALLG